Proteins encoded by one window of Lates calcarifer isolate ASB-BC8 linkage group LG5, TLL_Latcal_v3, whole genome shotgun sequence:
- the pmm2 gene encoding phosphomannomutase 2: protein MSETAVDSNTLCLFDVDGTLTAARQCVTPDMKEFLEKLRTRVRVGVVGGSDLSKIKEQLGDDVIQKVDYVFAENGLVAYKNGQLLSIQSIQAHMGEELLQDFINFCLNYMAKIKLPKKRGTFIEFRNGMLNVSPVGRSCTQEERREFYELDQKEKIREKFVSVLKEEFKGKGLSFSIGGQISFDVFPDGWDKRYCLGIVEKDNYSTIHFFGDKTKPGGNDYEIYSDPRTIGHEVTCPEETHKLCQQLFFQ from the exons ATGAGTGAAACCGCTGTGGACTCGAACACGCTCTGCCTTTTCGATGTTGACGGGACGCTCACTGCTGCGAGACAG tgtgttactCCAGATATGAAAGAGTTCCTTGAGAAGTTGAGGACTCGAGTTCGAGTGGGAGTGGTAGGAGGGTCTGATCTCAGCAAGATCAAGGAGCAGCTTGGAGATGACG TGATCCAGAAAGTGGACTATGTGTTTGCTGAGAATGGTCTTGTGGCCTATAAAAATGGACAGTTGCTCTCTATCCAG TCCATCCAGGCACATATGGGAGAAGAGCTACTGCAAGATTTCATCAATTTCTGTCTCAACTACATGGCCAAGATCAAACTACCTAAGAAGAG GGGGACATTTATTGAGTTCCGTAACGGCATGTTGAATGTATCCCCTGTTGGACGCAGCTGTACgcaggaagaaaggagagaattCTACGAGCTAGATCAG AAAGAGAAAATCAGAGAGAAGTTTGTGTCTGTATTAAAGGAAGAGTTCAAAGGAAAGGGGCTCTCATTTTCAATTG gagggCAGATCAGCTTTGATGTGTTTCCTGATGGTTGGGATAAGAGGTACTGTCTGGGGATTGTTGAGAAGGACAACTACTCAACCATTCACTTCTTTGGAGACAAGACCAAACCT GGAGGAAACGACTACGAGATCTACTCCGACCCTCGAACCATTGGCCATGAAGTCACTTgtccagaggaaacacacaaactttGTCAGCAGCTTTTCTTCCAATGA
- the hmgb2a gene encoding high mobility group protein B2 produces the protein MTKDPNRPRGKTSSYAFFVQTCREEHKKKHPGTSVSFAEFSKKCSERWKTMSAKEKVKFEEMAKNDKVRYDREMKSYVPPKGAKKGKKKKDPNAPKRPPSAFFVFCSDHRPRIKEENPGISIGDIAKKLGELWATQSSKDKAPYEAKAAKLKEKYEKDVAAYRAKGGSGKSDAGKKSGPGRPAAKKAEPADDDDDEEDDDDEDEDEDDDDEDDD, from the exons ATGACAAAGGACCCAAACAGACCGAGAGGAAAAACCTCCTCCTATGCTTTCTTTGTCCAGACCTGCCGTGAAgagcacaaaaagaaacacCCAGGAACAAGTGTGAGCTTTGCAGAGTTTTCCAAGAAATGCTCTGAAAGATGGAAG ACCATGTCAGCCAAGGAGAAGGTGAAGTTCGAGGAAATGGCCAAGAACGATAAGGTCCGATATGACCGAGAGATGAAATCATACGTCCCTCCTAAGGGTGCCAAAAAGggcaagaagaagaaagaccCCAATGCTCCAAAGAGGCCACC ctctgctttctttgtgttctgTTCTGATCACCGTCCCAGGATCAAGGAGGAGAACCCTGGTATCTCCATTGGTGACATTGCCAAGAAGCTTGGAGAGTTGTGGGCTACACAGAGTTCCAAAGACAAGGCTCCCTATGAGGCCAAGGCTGCCAAACTGAAGGAGAAATATGAAAAG gatgTTGCTGCCTACCGTGCCAAAGGTGGTTCAGGGAAGAGTGATGCTGGAAAGAAGAGTGGCCCAGGCAGGCCTGCTGCCAAGAAAGCAGAACCAGCTGATGACGATGACGACGAAGAGGACGAcgatgatgaggatgaagatgaagacgATGATGACGAGGATGATGACTAA